In Sebastes umbrosus isolate fSebUmb1 chromosome 15, fSebUmb1.pri, whole genome shotgun sequence, the genomic window ggagtaaaaaaaaacaggttagCACCTCAAAAAAACTGACCCTACCATTAGATGTTAATGTGGGAAGGAGGTTCTGTAATGAATCTCAGGTACACTTTAACTCACCTGGCCTCAAACTTGCCGATCCTGGTGGAGGTCGTGGTGACCTCCATGGCCTCCTGCCCACCTCCCATCACCACCTGAAAGTTAATGACGAAATACAATTTGAAATAGCACCAAGTGGCAAACAAATTTGTACATGGTCATAGGATAAATAGCCGTTACTCGTTTTTACTGTGCGAGTCTTCACTTACGTGATCCATAATGGGGGAGATGGCAGCAGAGTTGACGGGTCTCTCTGTCTTGAAAGTCTTGATGTGATCCATAGAGGCGGAGTCAAACAGctgagaggaaacacagaagaCAACCAACGCTTAATAACAAAGTATGATATCAAACAGCAGGTAAGTAAAGATAAAAATCAGATTAACAATaaagtggtgcaggaatgagtcacTTCTGGTGCCGTCATCTCGAagttaatgggtttttagttagatgcatttttgttctacgacataaaatgcGTCCTTAAATTTCACGTTTGTGAATTTAGAAgcttttaaatgtcttaaaaaaggcggctCAATCAGACTACTAATCGTCTTCATGCCGAACACTCTGCCTTCAGCTTAGTGGTGATGTGAagtcatgcaaccgtggtgtagtttgtttatagcctaacgttacgAGTCTctcaagagtttttgcaagttgtGTGTTACCTTCAAGACACAACCCCATATATTCATAAGTTGTCTGGTACAGGCTACCGGTAAGATACGCCGTGTCGTCTTTGAGCTGAAGGCTACCGGTAAGATACGCCGTTTCGTCTTTGAGCTGAAGGCTACCGGTAAGATACGCCGTGTCGTCTTTGAGCTGAAGGCTACCGGTAAGATACGCCGTGTCGTCTTTGAGCTGAAGGCTACCGGTAAGATACGCCGTGTCGTCTTTGAGCTGAAGGCTACCGGTAAGATACGCCGTGTCGTCTTTGAGCTGAAGGCTACCGGTAAGATACGCCGTGTCGTCTTTGAGCTGAAGGCTACCGGCAAGATACGCCGTTTCgtctttaaagtgtttttttttcttctttcggACGCACACAAGTAGGCGGGGttggagagagaaaataaatactgGGACAATCGCCAATCATGCTTATGATTTTGATGCTCGAAATCAGAAGCTAATTTCGATCTATTTCGATTTAGAATTTAAATCATGTTACCTCTACTCACGTACAATAATTGCCTCGAAATACAATTGTTGTAAGCCTCAGGTAGGATAGTTTAATATTTCCCATCTGGCAACGCTGGTGTCAAAGAGCCAGGAGAGTAGACGGGGGTCTTACCTTGGCTGTGTTGTCCTTGGAGGCACTGATGAACATCGTGAGGTCCACTGATGTCTGGATGTCATTGATCTGCTTGGTGTGTTCCTTGGCCTTCTTCAGGATCTCTCCAGACTGCCCAGAAATAACAGTGACAACATTCAATTTTAAAgtctctgaataaaaaaaattctctttAAGCCAAGCTTTGTCTGAAAGCTCACATTTATATCTTTCATATTCTTAATCActgaaatattttgacacatttgaCCATTTTAGTTTATTGTTTTGGGCTCCATAACCAAAACCAGATTTGTTTACTAGTATTAAGCCCCACATGAACACAGTTTCTTACATTCCCATAATGTTCCCAGACAGACAGTGTGACCAACCTTGGCGCTGAACTGGTTGAACTCTCCGTTCTCATGGCCAGCAATGACGAACTCTCCCAGGGGTCCCCACACAGCACTGGTAATCTTGTGGTCAGCGCAAGGTAGGGACAGGTAGGGCTGGTTGTCTTctgcagagacagagggagagactcACTCATTATAACACTGAGAGGAGCCATATTCATGCtgatctatttattttacaacagtGTCACTGTCAAAAGGTAAATACATTTTGGCTCAGTTCTGTGTGAAAGCCAACAGAACATCCCCAGATGGCTCAGGAAGTGTTCAGTTAAATATTATGTCCCGATTGTAAATGACTATTCATACAATGACTTGTGAAATCACCACTTTGTCAAATACTGATAAAGAGCTACAACATGTTTCCCACAGAGgaatattgtagtttttacttAAAGATAAATTCAACATTTGTAATGATTTGGAATCTCCTTACCTGCCTCatttacatcaataaatatctaACTATCTCTCCTAATGTTCTAAATCAGATGTGCATGAGTAACTACTTAATAGCAACTAATAACAAGAAGGGGAATATGTGCTACCATAGCTTTATAGTAGGTCTgcgaaaaaaatatttaattgcgattaattgtacgattgtccatagttaatcacgattagtcGCATTAGTGCATTAGGGATGTAAcggtttgtttatttgttccgGGGGTCACGGTCCGTTGCATGCAGCAGCACGCAGAATACCCGCAAAAAAATGATGTCCTGATGtcttcctaaccacttttcctttaCCTTGATGGAAAACATCATGAGCTCAAGGAGAGGTGTGAAGGAGAATGcataaggacttaggaaaagacaaccctCGGTGCTCAGAAAATCCGACTGCATTTACACTAGGCTCCGTAAAATATGACCAAAGGCGGGTTTTATTGACGACGTGGGTTTGCCGTGGTGAAGAAACTAAAATATTTcaaagatggactacaaaaagCACATCTTGCATTCttacagtgttttgtttcatgCAGGCTATATAAAcagctctttcagtgacaggctgcttcacccgcgACGTGTGAATTCAATTGTTCAGTCTACCTACTTATTATATTTaggttttttttactgtgaaattatttattattggtctATCTTGCTTTTTTAACTGATGCATCTTGTTATTGTACTATTccttttgctgctgtaacactgcaAATTTACCCAGTGAAAAATATTACTTCATGACCAAtattggaattgaaataaaaaaaaggaatataggCTACTATTGACGAAagtttatatcataaatattgagttaattgtttgacttatggagaagggttAGTTGTTAAGTACTTCTACTCCTTTttggacatgtaatatttatttatgttgtttatgaGAATTTGTTTATAGACAGTTTGCTATATGTTCACTGTTCATTtcatttgttattcttgttttgttttttacttatttgttacatgtttgaaataaatacaaataaagtgaaacaaaatggttgtcactgtctactcatatttatcaacatgaatcccaattagtgcatgactgtatgaaaataacaGTTAAATCTATACAAGAGAAGCAtatcgtttgttttcatgaacggccgaacggtgcgtcgctttaaatgctttcattttgtgcaccgttacacccctagtgtgCATTGTGTGGTGCGTACCGATCTGCTGTGGATCCCTCAGGTCAAAGAAGTTCAGGAAGCACTGGTAACCCATCTGCTTGTCTGTGGAGAACATGATGATGTTGCCGCTGAAGTCGAAGCCGCACGTTCTGACAGCAGAGTTGGTGTTGAGCAGGGCGAGCTGTTTACCTGTGTGGCACAGAGACACAGGGGTTAGTGGACGTAGGATGAACAATGATTGGgaaacacataacacacacacacacacttgattcGTTGGACGGCAGATTGTTTTTAACGTACCGGTCTCACAGTCCCACAGTCGGCAGCTGTTGTCTGCTGATCCCGTCAATACGTTTTTAGTGTCCCCTGAGAGAGCACACGTTAAGGAGCACAACGTATAGGACAACAGCTAGCACAGCCATAGACTGCATCACATGAACACAAGATCAAACATTACATTTGTCTGcgataaaaacaacatgaacaaGTGGATTTGAGAAAGGATACAGTCACAGTCGACACACCACACAGCTCCTGTGTGTCCATTGTATGTGCCGAGCCTCTCGCCATTAACAGAGTACCACACATTGGTGACCTACAATGGGAGACAGTAACAATGGGTATAAAGTTAATACCAAACAAACTTGCAGGTGGAATAATATGATAGTCATTAAAATATCCTCTGCAGCTATCATCTCACCGTGTCTTTAGCTACGGAGAAGAGCAGGTCTCCTTCTCTGTTGTACTTGATTTGGGTGATGGACCTTTCATGGCCCTGGAGCAGGATGGGTCTCTGTGGAGAGGAGGGTACATCAGCATATATGGACCATCTTACAGATTTAGTTAAGGCATTAAGCTTGTTAACTAACCTCTACATCTCcatcctcctaaattcctcactagtagaggtcaattttttataagatttaggggaaccaaattatggagtagcttttcacatctaccaataaactgttcatcggtcaaatgtttcaaaagccGCTTAAAGGATCATTTATTTGCTGTCGTGTAATTTCTTTTTTCAAGTTGTCTatgtatctgtttttgtttttttatgtttttcccactcacaatgttgtttgaagaagtctttatagatatttaaatcaatatcctcctcacaaacactaaccacaCACTTCCACggaacacacacatatcttttttatatatttactgtattgttattattatatatatcttgtcctaattgtttgttatcactatgatgtagtcatattatttctttatattgatcttgtctctaggtggaggcttcagataagcccagtgggtgttttgcctcttcttgcactgtatattattcatttactttttttgttatgttgtatagtcttgaattgtggaaaacaaataaatagataaaataaaacacacacacttgtctttttttatatatttactgtattgttattattatatatatatatattgtcttaattcttttgttatcactattatctggtcatatttatttatattaatcttgtctctaggtggaggcttcagatatgcacagtgttttttttgcctcttcctgcactgtatattttgtttgttatgttgtatagtcttaaattgtgcaaaacaaataaacaataacttGAGGAAACACATGTGTTAATAGTGAAACATATTGGGACTGATGACAAACTATATCAGCCATCTAACCAGCCATAAACGTTAGCCTAGGTTTATCTTATCATAACATAATGTACAGTAGTCCACTTCCACCAGCTGGTAGTGATTCATCCTACATCACACACGGATCATGCAGCTAACAGTAGCTAGCATTTAGCTACCAGTATGCTAACAGTGGCTAATGtgagagctaacgttagccaggcTAGATACCAGCTGGCTAAACAGGAGTTAACAGTCTAATTAAGACAATGAGCATCATTCTGGGTGATATAAGACTCGTAGCAGACGGTCACCGAGAAGTATACGAACCATTTTGTGTTAGTTAAGTGTCGCCAGTCGGTCCAGTTTCTTCACAGCGCCGCTTAGTAAGAAGAGAAGAGACGAACACTCGTGTTTCAGGCGCCTGAGTCgaggcaggaagaggaagatgacgTACTTCCGGTGCAGAACGCCCGTATGGCGTTAGAGCGCCCTCCAACGGTTGACGTTAGTATACAAATCACCATAACAACGAATCCCTTCAGTTTGAccttaaaataaaaactttaaaggatattaattgattaattaatggtAAAACATACAATATGCTATGGGAAAAcagcataattaaaaaaagtaacaCCTTTCTGAATAAGATTTACCTtaaaattaaaacttttttaaacaatttattgttactctcgtatttttgtattattgtttgttttttggttatgtgtgttttttttaactctataagctcatctacttaaaaattggtttataaactattgtaattacaaactgtaaattgcatatatgaaaacaaccttgaaaaagggaaataaagtataaaaaaataaaaataaataaaaaataaaaacttttatGGCGTATTAATGGGATTTAAAGCGGATATTCATTGATTAAATAATGgtaaaacatacaaaatgcTATGGGAAAACAgcataaactaaaaagtaacACCTTTCTAAATTAGTTTTtaccttaaaaaataaacatttatagtgttttaatgggATTTAAAGTGGATATTCATTGATTAAATAATGgtaaaacatacaaaatgcTATGGGAAAACAGCATAAACAAAAAAGTGACACCTTTCTAAACCAGTTTTaccttaaaataaatacttttaaagtgttttaatgGGATTTAAAGTGgatattaattgattaattaatggtAAAACAGCATAAACAAAAAAGTAACACCTTTCTAAATAAGCCAACAAGGTCAATCAACCAACAACTGAAATATACACTGTTACATCTTTTATTTAACAAGAAACAAAATATACAGAAGGCCAGATAAAAGTActgcaaaagacaaaaaaaaggaaacatctTTGGTTCCTTCTCATGGTCAATGAACCTCCACATCCACCACGGGACCAGAGGTACAATGAATCTGTCCTGTGGGACAATGGAAGAAATTAGGTTTCTATTTAAGTTGAAAATAAGTTGACACCTTGTTACCAATGCTACATATTGAGTAGTACATGAGAATGTCTGAAGAGAAATGGACATGTTCAGGAGTCAATTCAGAAGTCCAATAACATTTTCACCTCCTTATTCTCACTGGGCTCAGTCACTGCACCTTGTAAAAGCATCGGGGAGATGCACAATGTTATGTTCAATGTCAAAACAACAATAGAGAGGCAATTAACAAGGTTCAAACCTAAGCAAAAATAAAGTTCTGCTGTGAGATATGTTGTCTGTTTATACAATACATCCATGCAGGACAGTGGAGATAATGAATATACATTCTCAGCTAAGTGCTTGTCAGTTGAGACTGCCGCAGAATAAAACCAAGAGGCAAGCGTTGCATAGAGGTCCTTGAACATTCTCGAGTTAAAACCTGATTACAAGCTACTGCAATTACCAGGGCTGGGAGGAGACATTCATAGCCACGCACACCATACATACCAACGCACAAAAACAAGTTTCAAGTGGTTGTCATTATAAGGTTATAAGCAGactgaaaaacatgaaaaaaataacgtGGCTAACAACTGAACTGAATTTAGGAATGAAAAGTTGGTCATAAAAGTAACACCTTTATACCTTTTCTAAATTAgtacaaaataaacatttatttttatagtggTGCTCTGTAAGATACATACATTTCAATATCAGAGATTATGttttaaacaataaatacagacCACAAAATCAAACAATGCGTGGTGTGAtgcaaacaagaaaacaaagaaacgtTTCTCTAAAATTGTCTACAAGCaagaactgaaaaaaaagaagaaaaaaaaacaagtcagaaTGAGAAATTTCCTTCAATAATTTTGTAGAATTCTATATTATTTCTATGTTATTAATAATTTGATTGGCTAAAGTAATTATTTGCTTCACATCCCTGTTAAGACTTCACcggaaagaaaaacattaaagtaCTATAAGTGGCCTTCAGAACGTTGCAAGCTGTGACTCAAACCCCTTCCAAACAAGACAGACACTCAAGATGCAAATGAGAGAAACTTAGGCCcgtgttcagacctggtattaacatgcttcctgtgtgatcggatcacaagtggacagctttaagtacaggtgtgaatgcactcgAGACGCATTGAAATCCGattgctcagaccacattcagaggtggtcagGCATGCGAAGTGCATTGTTATCacactgtcggagatgtgttggtgtttttgttccgaCACCTGCCTGCCAACCCGGCCGcccgcttgctcgctctcatccctggctctctgaagctctgtacctcGCCGTTGCCTGGATAAAGGAGCGGTGTCGTCAGCATGGAGGTCCCCTGGGACCGTCGGTACAATAACATGTAATTtagatgttaataaaatgtaccaaattcacaaatatgtaggatatttctactgacattcctgtaatctTAAATCGCATcttctgctgtattagccatgtgtttacgtgtttatttgcgtttagagcggggaagtgagatcggctcacaaagtggtcactggagacgcatgtggagacgcattccaATTCtaaggtgtgaacagacgtatttAAAGCTGTCAACTTctgatc contains:
- the eif3i gene encoding eukaryotic translation initiation factor 3 subunit I, whose product is MRPILLQGHERSITQIKYNREGDLLFSVAKDTVTNVWYSVNGERLGTYNGHTGAVWCVDCDWDTKNVLTGSADNSCRLWDCETGKQLALLNTNSAVRTCGFDFSGNIIMFSTDKQMGYQCFLNFFDLRDPQQIEDNQPYLSLPCADHKITSAVWGPLGEFVIAGHENGEFNQFSAKSGEILKKAKEHTKQINDIQTSVDLTMFISASKDNTAKLFDSASMDHIKTFKTERPVNSAAISPIMDHVVMGGGQEAMEVTTTSTRIGKFEARFFHAAYEEEFGRVKGHFGPINCVAFHPDGKSYSSGGEDGYTRIHYFDPQYFDFELEA